A single genomic interval of Streptomyces sp. NBC_00663 harbors:
- a CDS encoding C40 family peptidase → MSPEPLRSQSSGVPSAGEGEAPSRDEVRRRINSLYDRAESDTGTFNATRALAIPRQRGGGGRGSQDSVEPALSDLTRQWFDAARAKLGPTVAAPRTAGRGPSTRPAPAARAPRPARPAERPAEPLALEAPRAPKATVPELPAAPVRELTAGPAPAAEPRPDAGTWGTGPQPVLDGGATWGTGSQPVLDGGATRWPLPEPAMAHVPEPTAVLPTVQDSVLGSYEVSPPANDGALFGTGPATAGIAPYLRGGAADPAPSYTAEWPIDATPATYEAALPMPPELTPFELMPSELTPSVPTAYESAAVAATAAMPAAFASAPSVPTFTAPPAYPTSEVATPAPAVSFAPTPLEPPVTPAAFDRPAPPPADVARSTKAERVIDFARAQIGRPCVWGAAGPGSFDAPGLSQAAWKVAGVTLPRTVQAQAGAGMPVTLADVQPGDLVFFHDDLSHVGIWTGNGMMIHAPGPGTPVREESVFFAGQTAIRGAVRPA, encoded by the coding sequence ATGTCGCCGGAACCCCTGCGCTCGCAGTCCTCAGGTGTCCCGTCAGCAGGTGAGGGAGAGGCGCCGAGCCGTGACGAGGTCCGCCGGCGGATCAACAGCCTCTACGACCGGGCCGAGAGCGACACGGGCACCTTCAACGCGACCCGCGCGCTGGCGATTCCGCGCCAGCGAGGCGGGGGCGGCCGTGGCTCCCAGGACAGTGTGGAGCCCGCGCTCTCGGACCTGACCCGACAGTGGTTCGACGCGGCCCGGGCCAAGTTGGGCCCGACCGTCGCGGCGCCGCGGACCGCAGGGCGCGGGCCGTCGACCCGGCCGGCCCCCGCGGCCCGCGCACCCCGGCCCGCCCGCCCCGCGGAACGTCCGGCGGAACCCCTCGCCCTTGAGGCGCCCAGGGCACCCAAGGCGACGGTTCCGGAGCTTCCCGCCGCGCCGGTAAGGGAGTTGACGGCCGGTCCGGCGCCTGCCGCCGAGCCCCGGCCGGACGCGGGGACGTGGGGCACGGGCCCGCAGCCGGTCCTTGACGGTGGTGCGACGTGGGGCACGGGTTCGCAGCCGGTCCTTGACGGTGGTGCGACGCGGTGGCCGCTGCCCGAGCCCGCCATGGCGCACGTCCCGGAGCCCACCGCCGTGTTGCCGACCGTTCAGGACTCCGTCCTCGGTTCCTACGAGGTGAGTCCCCCCGCGAACGACGGCGCGCTGTTCGGCACCGGACCGGCAACGGCGGGGATCGCCCCGTATCTCAGGGGCGGGGCGGCCGACCCGGCCCCTTCGTACACCGCCGAGTGGCCGATCGACGCGACGCCGGCGACCTATGAGGCCGCACTGCCGATGCCCCCTGAACTGACGCCGTTCGAACTGATGCCGTCCGAACTGACGCCCTCTGTACCGACGGCCTATGAGTCGGCAGCCGTTGCGGCAACGGCCGCTATGCCCGCAGCCTTCGCGTCGGCGCCCTCTGTGCCGACGTTCACGGCGCCGCCCGCCTATCCGACCTCTGAGGTCGCGACCCCCGCCCCGGCCGTGAGCTTCGCTCCCACGCCCCTCGAACCCCCCGTCACCCCCGCCGCGTTCGATCGCCCCGCACCACCGCCGGCGGACGTCGCCCGCAGCACCAAGGCCGAGCGGGTGATCGACTTCGCCCGGGCGCAGATCGGCCGGCCCTGTGTCTGGGGAGCGGCAGGGCCGGGATCCTTCGACGCCCCCGGTCTCTCCCAGGCCGCCTGGAAGGTGGCCGGGGTGACGCTCCCGCGGACCGTCCAGGCGCAGGCCGGAGCGGGGATGCCGGTCACCCTCGCGGACGTACAGCCGGGGGACCTGGTCTTCTTCCACGACGACCTCAGCCATGTGGGCATCTGGACCGGGAACGGCATGATGATCCACGCCCCGGGGCCGGGGACGCCCGTCCGTGAGGAGTCGGTGTTCTTCGCCGGCCAGACCGCGATCAGGGGAGCCGTCCGCCCCGCCTGA
- a CDS encoding DUF1353 domain-containing protein: MSASEVGPGRTTRRAAEEPIPAQPRRFYDGGVDAGEGQPELPPDPGRDPRIELVRVIEEGREEFAMRRRIAYRDRHLGELLVPRETRTFRTDLTSVPASFTWLVPKTGEHLPATLLHDGLIHWPDEPTYVSTDHHVVLRAEADRVLRDAMADAGTGLIRRWLVWSAVATATMLDGRGTGWSTPRAWRCRLTAALTVVAVAVLGVWATLDLFDTLPAFLPELPWMGDRRWFVELAGGLSGAVVIPLVPALLWGRFRIAGAVVGVSLALLLHVTVALLILTGVYQALEKLTRKAPRAALALAWVAAPLVLLVFVAVLLQQ, translated from the coding sequence ATGTCTGCGTCCGAGGTGGGACCAGGCCGAACGACGAGACGGGCCGCGGAGGAGCCGATTCCCGCGCAGCCGCGGCGGTTCTACGACGGTGGTGTCGACGCCGGTGAAGGGCAGCCGGAGCTTCCGCCCGACCCCGGCCGCGACCCGCGCATCGAGCTGGTCCGGGTCATCGAGGAGGGCCGCGAGGAGTTCGCGATGCGGCGGCGTATCGCCTACCGGGACCGCCACCTCGGTGAACTCCTGGTACCCCGGGAGACGCGGACCTTCCGCACCGATCTGACGTCGGTACCCGCCTCCTTCACCTGGCTGGTGCCCAAGACCGGGGAGCACCTCCCGGCCACGCTGCTGCACGACGGGCTGATCCACTGGCCCGACGAGCCGACGTACGTCTCGACCGACCACCATGTCGTGCTGCGCGCGGAAGCCGACCGCGTCCTGCGCGACGCGATGGCGGACGCCGGCACGGGGCTGATCCGGCGTTGGCTGGTGTGGTCGGCGGTGGCGACGGCGACGATGCTCGACGGCCGCGGCACGGGCTGGTCCACGCCGCGCGCGTGGCGTTGCCGCCTGACCGCGGCCCTCACCGTCGTGGCCGTCGCCGTGCTCGGCGTCTGGGCGACCCTCGACCTGTTCGACACCCTGCCCGCCTTTCTGCCGGAACTTCCCTGGATGGGCGACCGCAGGTGGTTCGTCGAGCTGGCCGGAGGTCTGTCGGGCGCGGTCGTGATCCCGCTGGTGCCGGCGCTCCTGTGGGGACGGTTCCGGATCGCCGGAGCGGTCGTGGGGGTGAGCCTCGCGCTCCTGCTGCACGTCACGGTCGCGTTGCTGATCCTGACCGGGGTCTACCAGGCGCTGGAGAAGCTCACCAGGAAGGCGCCGCGAGCGGCACTCGCGCTGGCCTGGGTCGCGGCGCCGCTGGTGCTGCTCGTCTTCGTCGCGGTGCTGCTCCAACAGTGA
- a CDS encoding DUF6083 domain-containing protein, which produces MRDRGRIDLMARLCERCWNILANEMARLDGATAAPRAEPDPDDPSWIEPPTCPQCAMPVRVYPTNYDRWVSLAEVELPAKDVPEPFRWRLTKLPGRSHVGIDVVAVRVRGLDPLPGEPVVPAHRMMCVPDTTGEAADRP; this is translated from the coding sequence GTGCGCGATCGCGGCCGGATCGATCTGATGGCCAGGCTCTGCGAGAGGTGCTGGAACATCCTCGCGAACGAGATGGCGCGACTCGACGGGGCGACCGCCGCACCGAGAGCCGAGCCCGATCCCGACGACCCGTCCTGGATCGAGCCGCCGACCTGTCCGCAGTGCGCGATGCCCGTCCGCGTCTACCCGACCAACTACGACCGATGGGTCAGCCTCGCCGAGGTGGAGCTGCCCGCCAAGGACGTTCCCGAGCCCTTCCGCTGGCGCCTGACGAAGCTTCCCGGCCGATCCCACGTCGGTATCGACGTCGTGGCGGTACGGGTGCGCGGACTCGATCCTCTGCCCGGCGAACCCGTCGTACCGGCGCATCGCATGATGTGCGTGCCCGACACGACCGGCGAGGCGGCCGACCGGCCGTAA
- a CDS encoding AMP-binding protein, translating into MLDGCTPWPEVFVDRYRAAGHWRGHTLDDLLRGWALEHGPRTALVQGDTRLTYARLNRRVDRMAAGFRLRGLRPGQRVVVQLPHVPELVVTAFALMRAGVIPVFCPLSYRASQVAHAAHVSEAAGYVGPSMYEGVDHRATAAGIAARWPFLRRVFTYEAPGTSSPYGGLATDPSGCHYFPLDSVDAPPDRPLAQSAGQVAFFLLAAETTETPRLIPRTHDDYTYQVRAAAESITLTENDVYLAALPAEFTLTFGCPGILGTLSVGGTAVLAENQTPAECLALIAQERVTFTSVVPAVARHWLEELPKTQADLTSLRLAQLGGAPVDRRTARRLGTGLSCRVQQLYATPEGLLLLTPPTAPDDAALAGHGRPLSPDDEIRIVDTDDKDVPPGTPGELLIRGPHTPRGYYRAPDDNTHAVTPDGYFRTGTVARSTENGTLTVTGRLAKG; encoded by the coding sequence ATGCTCGACGGCTGCACGCCCTGGCCCGAGGTGTTCGTGGACCGCTACCGGGCGGCAGGGCACTGGCGGGGTCATACGCTGGACGACCTGCTGCGCGGCTGGGCCCTGGAGCACGGCCCCCGGACCGCGCTCGTACAGGGCGACACCCGCCTCACGTACGCGCGACTGAACCGGCGTGTCGACCGCATGGCCGCAGGCTTCCGGCTGCGTGGCCTGCGCCCCGGGCAACGGGTCGTCGTCCAGCTGCCGCACGTCCCCGAGCTCGTCGTCACGGCGTTCGCGCTGATGCGTGCGGGAGTGATCCCCGTGTTCTGCCCACTGTCGTACCGCGCGTCCCAGGTGGCCCATGCCGCCCACGTCAGCGAGGCCGCCGGCTACGTCGGTCCCTCGATGTACGAGGGCGTCGACCACCGGGCGACGGCCGCGGGCATCGCGGCCCGATGGCCCTTCCTGCGGCGGGTGTTCACCTACGAGGCCCCGGGCACCTCCTCCCCGTACGGCGGACTCGCCACCGACCCGTCGGGCTGCCACTACTTCCCGCTGGATTCCGTGGACGCCCCACCCGACCGCCCCCTCGCGCAGAGCGCCGGCCAGGTGGCCTTCTTCCTCCTGGCCGCCGAGACCACCGAGACGCCCCGGCTGATTCCGCGCACCCACGACGACTACACCTACCAGGTCCGGGCCGCCGCCGAGTCGATCACGCTCACCGAGAACGACGTGTATCTCGCCGCGCTGCCCGCCGAGTTCACCCTCACGTTCGGCTGCCCCGGCATCCTCGGCACGCTCTCCGTCGGCGGCACGGCCGTCCTGGCCGAGAACCAGACCCCGGCCGAGTGCCTCGCCCTCATCGCTCAGGAGCGGGTCACCTTCACGTCGGTGGTGCCCGCGGTCGCCCGGCACTGGCTGGAGGAACTCCCCAAGACCCAGGCCGACTTGACCAGCCTACGACTGGCCCAGCTGGGCGGCGCGCCCGTGGACCGACGAACCGCGCGCCGACTGGGCACCGGCCTGTCCTGCCGCGTGCAGCAGCTCTACGCCACGCCGGAAGGCCTGCTCCTCCTCACCCCGCCGACCGCCCCGGACGACGCGGCGCTCGCCGGCCACGGCCGCCCCCTCTCGCCCGACGACGAGATCCGCATCGTCGACACCGACGACAAGGACGTACCACCCGGGACGCCCGGCGAACTCCTCATCCGCGGGCCCCACACCCCGCGCGGCTACTACCGAGCCCCCGACGACAACACACACGCCGTCACCCCCGACGGCTACTTCCGCACCGGCACCGTCGCACGCTCCACCGAGAACGGCACCCTCACGGTGACCGGTCGCCTCGCCAAGGGGTAG